Below is a genomic region from Sulfitobacter sp. OXR-159.
AACCCGCGACCGTTTTGAGGAATTTGGAGGTTTTCGCGCATGCCGTCATCTCATCCATCAACCGCGTGTCGCAGAGCGCGTGGGTGATCTCGGCCTTGTCGACGATGGCCGCAAGCTCGCCCGCGCGCAGCATCGGCATGGTGTTGACCACCACCGCCCCCGCCTTGGTCGCCGCCAACCAGCAGGCCACCATCGCGGGATTGTTGGCCGAGCGGATCAACACCCGGTTGCCGGGTTTCACCCCCAAATCCTCGACCAGCGCGGAAGCCAGACGGTTGGTCCAGTCAGCTAGCTCCTTGTATGTGCGCCGGCGCCCGTTGCCGATCAGTGCGGTGTGGTCGCCAAACCCTTTTTCCACCATCTTGTCAGTTAGTTCGACGCCGACGTTCAGGCGATCGGGATAGTCGAAGCGGTCCAACAGCAAGTCTGGCCACTGGTCGAAGGGCGGCAGGTTTTCACGGGCGAAGGTGTCTTCATGTCCGGTCGGGTGCAGTTTCATGACATGGCTCCCAAAGTCTGGCGGGCGATGACAATACGTTGCACGTCCGACGCGCCCTCGTAAATGCGCAAGGCCCTGATTTCGCGGTAAAGTCGCTCCACTGCCTCGCCATTGCGCACGCCGTCGCCACCGTGCAATTGAACGGCCTTGTCGATCACCTTTTGTGCCTGATCCGTGGCGAAAAGCTTGGCCATCGCCGCCTCGCGGGTGACGCGCGGCGCGCCGCTGTCTTTTGTCCAAGCGGCGCGGTAAACCAGCAAAGCGGCGGCATCGACGTCAAGCGCCATGTCCGCGATATGGCCCTGCACCAGTTGCAATTCGCTCAGCGGCGCGCCCTGTACCTGACGGCTGGTGACGCGCAAAAGCGCCTCGTCCAGCGCACGGCGGGCAAAGCCGAGGGCGGCGGCGGCGACGGTGGAGCGGAAGACATCCAGCACCGACATGGCAATGGCAAAGCCGCGCCCCGCCTCACCCAAAAGCGCCGAGCCGGGTAGTTTCACGCCATCGAAATGCAAGGTGGCCAGTGGATGCGGCGCCATAACCTCTAGCCGTTCCTCGACCCTAAGCCCCGGTGTGTCGGCGGGCACGATGAAGGCCGACAACCCCTTGGCGCCCGGTGCCTCTCCGGTGCGGGCGAAGACGGTGTAGACATCCGCGATGCCGCCGTTGGAAATCCACGTCTTGCGTCCGTCGA
It encodes:
- a CDS encoding acyl-CoA dehydrogenase family protein, with product MADKSFLDWPFFEPRHKELALAMDEWAARELKNVDHGDTDGACRDLVTMMGQDGWLRHSGAEGDEVLDVRSLCLIRETLARHDGLADFAFAMQGLGTGAISLFGSDEQKAEWLPKTRSGQAISAFALTEPQSGSDVANSTMTATPDGNGYVLDGRKTWISNGGIADVYTVFARTGEAPGAKGLSAFIVPADTPGLRVEERLEVMAPHPLATLHFDGVKLPGSALLGEAGRGFAIAMSVLDVFRSTVAAAALGFARRALDEALLRVTSRQVQGAPLSELQLVQGHIADMALDVDAAALLVYRAAWTKDSGAPRVTREAAMAKLFATDQAQKVIDKAVQLHGGDGVRNGEAVERLYREIRALRIYEGASDVQRIVIARQTLGAMS